The proteins below are encoded in one region of Aquisphaera giovannonii:
- a CDS encoding ABC transporter substrate-binding protein: MASTDGTPGDATDRTRCPGRPIVRRLLAALLLAGAASASACGRADRPIAVAAGGESREAAPEAEAEAGRLARGRVIYLNGESPSGGEITGVVGGSVPVPARLLACVNCHGRDGRGVAEGATVPSDVTWATLTRPYGLDRPDGRRRPPYTEGLLTRAIAMGLDSGGAPLDQAMPRYRLSIGDNADLIAYLRQLERDRDPGITGDQIRLGVVLPPGDASAGLGEELRRLLDRQVEVLNGRGGVYHRRIQLRYVEGPAEGDGRGDPIGDLTSGGEPVLAILAARLGAVEPEIAAAAERRQVPLVGVVAPPAFDRPRPGRWTFFLLAGPDDQAFALLRQALRAGGPGDRFAIVHGPDARQRALAKALRDRCRRAELASPIDVELSGAPGSVDAAAEALGEVKSVVFLGPPGGSTPLLSALAERGRKPSVLFPGTLADGDVLGLPASLDGHLQVGLPIAPSDQTAGSLARYRDLLGPAGPSQQHRTAQLAALAAADVLVEAIRRAGRGLDRERLVAALEQLRDFRTGLAPPLTFQPNRHVGSTGVSVINLDLSRRRFVPTGLWADAEGPMPPR; encoded by the coding sequence TTGGCAAGCACTGACGGGACGCCCGGCGACGCGACCGATCGCACGCGATGCCCCGGGCGGCCGATCGTCCGGCGGCTTCTCGCGGCCCTGCTCCTGGCCGGGGCCGCCTCCGCGTCCGCCTGCGGGCGGGCCGATCGGCCGATCGCCGTCGCGGCCGGGGGCGAGTCTCGCGAGGCCGCCCCGGAGGCCGAGGCCGAGGCGGGCCGCCTCGCTCGGGGTCGCGTGATCTACCTGAACGGGGAGAGCCCATCGGGCGGCGAGATCACCGGGGTGGTCGGGGGCTCCGTCCCGGTCCCCGCCCGGTTGCTCGCGTGCGTCAACTGCCACGGCCGGGATGGGCGTGGGGTCGCCGAGGGGGCGACCGTCCCTTCCGACGTGACCTGGGCGACGCTCACCCGGCCATACGGCCTGGACCGGCCCGACGGCCGGCGGCGGCCGCCCTATACCGAGGGCCTGCTCACGCGGGCGATCGCCATGGGCCTGGACTCGGGCGGGGCCCCGCTCGACCAGGCGATGCCGCGCTACCGCCTGTCGATCGGGGATAATGCCGACCTGATCGCCTACCTCCGGCAGCTCGAGAGGGACCGCGACCCGGGCATCACCGGCGACCAGATCCGCCTGGGCGTGGTCCTCCCCCCCGGCGATGCTTCCGCCGGCCTGGGCGAGGAGTTGCGACGCCTCCTCGACCGCCAGGTCGAGGTCCTGAACGGGCGTGGCGGCGTCTATCATCGCCGGATCCAGCTCCGGTACGTCGAGGGCCCGGCCGAGGGCGATGGGCGGGGGGATCCGATCGGGGACCTGACGTCCGGCGGCGAGCCCGTCCTCGCCATCCTCGCGGCCAGGCTGGGGGCCGTGGAGCCCGAGATCGCGGCCGCCGCGGAGCGGCGGCAGGTCCCGCTCGTGGGAGTCGTCGCCCCGCCCGCGTTCGACCGGCCCCGGCCGGGCCGATGGACCTTCTTCCTGCTGGCGGGCCCCGACGACCAGGCGTTCGCGCTCCTCCGCCAGGCCCTCCGCGCCGGGGGCCCGGGAGATCGTTTCGCCATCGTCCACGGCCCCGACGCGCGGCAGCGGGCCCTGGCGAAAGCCCTCCGCGACCGCTGCCGGCGTGCCGAGCTGGCATCCCCGATCGACGTCGAGCTCTCCGGGGCGCCCGGGAGCGTCGACGCCGCGGCCGAAGCGCTGGGGGAGGTCAAGTCCGTCGTCTTCCTCGGCCCCCCGGGAGGATCGACGCCGCTCCTCTCCGCGCTGGCCGAGCGGGGCCGGAAGCCATCCGTCCTGTTCCCGGGCACCCTGGCCGACGGCGACGTCCTGGGACTCCCCGCCTCCCTGGACGGACATCTGCAAGTCGGCCTGCCGATCGCCCCTTCGGACCAGACCGCCGGATCGCTCGCCCGATACCGGGACCTCCTGGGCCCGGCGGGGCCGTCGCAGCAACACCGCACCGCACAGCTCGCCGCATTGGCCGCCGCCGACGTGCTCGTCGAGGCGATCCGCCGCGCGGGCCGGGGCCTCGATCGCGAGCGGCTGGTCGCGGCGCTCGAGCAGCTCCGCGACTTCCGGACCGGGCTGGCTCCCCCGCTGACCTTCCAGCCGAATCGTCACGTCGGCTCCACGGGCGTCTCCGTCATCAACCTCGATCTGTCGCGTCGCCGCTTCGTGCCGACCGGCCTGTGGGCCGACGCGGAAGGGCCGATGCCGCCCCGGTAG